One window from the genome of Mucilaginibacter ginsenosidivorans encodes:
- a CDS encoding ankyrin repeat domain-containing protein, producing MSVELLEEYIAAADLNSLVNLLQQNPALARTKTSAQVSPLMLSCYYKKPDVTALLLKYIEDISLFEAAAAGKFDVVAHLLYTHPEAVNDYADDGFTPLGLACYFGQFEVARYLVLKGADVNLPSNNGFNVFPIHSAAAGNYTDIVRMLVDNGAQVNVRQQAGATPLHSAAQNGNLELLILLLEHGASTEARMEGGKLPADLAREKGFAEIAEILS from the coding sequence ATGAGCGTGGAATTACTGGAAGAATATATTGCTGCAGCCGACCTGAACAGCCTGGTTAACCTGTTGCAGCAAAATCCGGCGCTTGCCAGGACTAAGACCTCGGCGCAGGTTTCGCCCCTGATGTTATCCTGTTATTATAAAAAACCCGATGTTACGGCTTTGCTGCTTAAATATATTGAGGACATCAGCCTGTTCGAAGCTGCTGCTGCGGGTAAATTCGATGTCGTAGCGCACCTGCTTTATACCCATCCCGAAGCGGTAAACGATTATGCCGACGACGGTTTTACCCCGCTGGGGTTGGCCTGTTACTTCGGGCAATTTGAAGTGGCACGTTACCTTGTTTTGAAAGGCGCCGATGTAAACTTACCCTCGAATAACGGTTTTAATGTGTTCCCCATCCATTCGGCCGCTGCGGGGAATTATACCGATATTGTCCGCATGCTGGTTGACAATGGTGCACAGGTAAACGTGCGTCAGCAGGCAGGCGCCACACCTTTGCACTCTGCTGCACAAAACGGTAATCTTGAGCTGCTGATATTATTGCTTGAACATGGTGCATCGACAGAGGCACGTATGGAAGGCGGCAAACTTCCGGCCGATCTTGCCCGGGAGAAAGGATTTGCCGAAATAGCAGAGATATTGAGCTAA
- a CDS encoding C40 family peptidase: protein MTGDDIILLGDKHVGEPYQLGVHVSKDDAAYKGPWDCTEFVSWLYYQVFGILYGCENNQGDPHTYETYSGQWARDANTLGRIITVEEAKATPGAAIIRFAGNGDVGHIAVSDGNGGTVEAHGKADGITNSVVDGRRWDMGVLVPGVTYKPNPVIPYTPPSIIIYRLMHPYMVSPDVGKIQAALNRRGFDTDGVDNIFGECTFNAVKQFQDSVGLNPDGEVSALTAAALDISLK, encoded by the coding sequence ATGACTGGCGACGATATCATTTTGTTAGGTGACAAGCATGTTGGCGAACCCTACCAATTGGGCGTGCATGTGTCTAAGGATGATGCTGCATACAAAGGACCCTGGGATTGCACCGAGTTCGTATCGTGGCTTTATTATCAGGTTTTCGGTATCCTTTATGGTTGTGAAAATAACCAGGGCGATCCGCACACCTACGAAACTTACAGCGGCCAATGGGCGCGCGATGCTAATACGCTCGGACGCATCATTACGGTAGAAGAAGCTAAGGCTACTCCGGGCGCAGCTATTATCCGCTTTGCAGGTAATGGCGATGTGGGCCATATTGCGGTGTCGGACGGCAACGGCGGAACCGTCGAGGCGCACGGAAAGGCCGACGGCATAACAAATTCGGTGGTCGACGGACGCCGCTGGGATATGGGCGTACTGGTGCCCGGTGTAACGTACAAACCCAACCCCGTTATCCCTTATACACCGCCGTCTATTATTATTTACAGGCTGATGCACCCTTATATGGTGTCGCCGGATGTAGGCAAGATACAAGCCGCTTTGAACCGCCGGGGTTTCGACACCGATGGTGTCGACAACATTTTTGGCGAATGCACCTTCAATGCTGTAAAGCAGTTCCAGGATTCGGTGGGGCTTAACCCCGACGGCGAAGTGAGCGCCTTAACGGCAGCCGCGCTGGATATAAGCCTGAAATAG
- a CDS encoding outer membrane beta-barrel protein gives MKKNMLFSLLLVITISSAGMAQSGSTAFSNGDNLLNAGLGFGSPFFGAGYTTSLPVNPIVSFEHGVTDAISVGGTLSFASSKYKYNLVGANYTFKENAIYVGARGSYHFNQLLELNNNIDLYGGASLGYVIVSVSDNQGYSGSAASAAGFGLFGGIRYYFQQNIGVYGELGYQSLSVINAGITFKF, from the coding sequence ATGAAAAAAAATATGCTCTTTTCCCTGCTGCTGGTCATAACTATAAGTTCTGCCGGCATGGCCCAATCTGGCAGCACGGCATTCAGTAACGGTGACAATCTTTTGAACGCCGGGCTTGGCTTCGGCAGCCCGTTTTTCGGGGCGGGGTATACGACTTCGCTACCCGTAAATCCGATCGTATCTTTCGAACATGGTGTTACTGATGCCATAAGCGTAGGCGGCACATTATCGTTCGCCAGTTCAAAGTATAAATACAACCTTGTGGGTGCAAATTATACGTTTAAAGAAAATGCCATTTACGTAGGCGCCCGGGGTTCGTACCATTTTAACCAGCTTTTGGAGCTTAATAACAATATCGATCTTTATGGCGGCGCCAGCCTGGGGTATGTTATAGTAAGTGTAAGCGATAACCAGGGATATAGCGGAAGCGCAGCAAGTGCGGCAGGGTTTGGGCTATTCGGCGGAATACGGTATTATTTTCAGCAGAATATCGGGGTTTACGGCGAACTGGGCTACCAGAGCCTGTCAGTGATCAATGCCGGTATTACGTTTAAATTTTAA
- a CDS encoding M20/M25/M40 family metallo-hydrolase encodes MKITTLPIGFAACLLSATLCSAQGTMQTKDPIIEQIVKEETDNSQLETLAHQLFDGIGPRLVGTPQMQKAGDWAVAKYASWGISAKQEKWGDWRGWERGVSHIDLVYPREKSLEGMQLAWSPGMGKKTVTAELVIIPDLADSNAFKAWLPNVKGKFVMISMCQPTGRPDYNWTEFATKESFEKMKKERTAQTEAWRDRLRKTGLTNKTLPVALENAGAVGVVINNWSNGFGVDKIFGAYTKKVPTIDIGLEDYGMLYRLTESGDKPKISVHCESKELGPMPTFNVVGEIKGTEKPDEYVILSAHFDSWDGGTGATDNGTGTITMMEAIRILKKVYPNPKRTILICDWGSEEEGLNGSRAFVEDHPEIVKNVQALFNQDNGTGRIENISGQGYLNSYEYITRWLSKVPSEYKTDLKTSFPGAPGRGGSDFASFVAAGAPAFSLSSLNWSYGIYTWHTNRDTYDKIVFDDVRNNAILTAILAYEACEDPAKTSNEKSILPIDPKTGEPAKWPEPVKANRHGGFD; translated from the coding sequence ATGAAGATCACCACATTACCCATTGGTTTCGCCGCATGTTTATTATCGGCGACATTGTGCTCCGCCCAGGGCACCATGCAGACAAAAGATCCTATTATCGAACAGATAGTTAAGGAGGAAACTGACAATTCGCAGCTCGAAACACTGGCCCACCAATTATTCGACGGAATAGGACCGCGATTGGTCGGGACGCCGCAGATGCAAAAGGCAGGCGATTGGGCGGTAGCTAAATACGCCAGTTGGGGAATAAGCGCCAAGCAGGAAAAATGGGGCGACTGGCGGGGCTGGGAACGCGGCGTTTCGCATATCGACCTGGTTTACCCGCGTGAGAAATCATTGGAAGGAATGCAACTGGCCTGGAGCCCGGGCATGGGCAAAAAAACGGTTACAGCGGAGTTGGTTATCATCCCGGATCTGGCCGACAGCAATGCTTTTAAAGCCTGGCTGCCCAATGTAAAAGGTAAATTTGTGATGATATCCATGTGCCAGCCAACCGGCCGGCCCGACTATAACTGGACGGAATTTGCCACCAAAGAATCCTTTGAAAAAATGAAGAAGGAGCGCACGGCTCAAACCGAAGCCTGGCGCGACCGCCTGCGTAAAACAGGGCTCACCAACAAAACCCTGCCGGTAGCCCTGGAGAATGCCGGCGCTGTTGGCGTGGTGATCAACAACTGGTCGAACGGCTTTGGGGTGGATAAAATTTTCGGCGCCTATACCAAAAAAGTGCCTACTATCGACATCGGGCTTGAAGATTATGGCATGCTTTACCGCCTCACCGAATCGGGCGATAAGCCAAAGATCAGTGTACATTGCGAATCAAAGGAGCTTGGGCCGATGCCTACCTTCAACGTGGTCGGCGAAATTAAGGGAACTGAAAAACCAGATGAATATGTCATACTTTCGGCGCACTTCGATTCGTGGGACGGCGGCACCGGCGCCACCGACAACGGAACAGGCACCATAACGATGATGGAAGCCATACGAATCCTGAAAAAGGTTTATCCGAACCCTAAACGAACCATTTTAATATGCGATTGGGGCAGCGAGGAAGAAGGGTTGAATGGTTCGAGGGCATTCGTGGAAGATCATCCCGAAATAGTTAAAAATGTTCAGGCCCTGTTTAACCAGGACAACGGCACCGGGCGCATAGAGAATATTTCGGGCCAGGGATACCTTAATTCGTACGAATATATCACCCGCTGGCTGTCAAAAGTGCCGTCAGAATACAAAACCGACCTCAAAACAAGCTTTCCGGGCGCGCCCGGCCGTGGCGGGTCCGATTTTGCCTCATTCGTGGCGGCAGGCGCACCGGCATTCTCGCTTAGCTCACTCAATTGGTCGTACGGAATTTATACCTGGCATACCAACCGCGACACTTATGATAAAATTGTATTTGATGATGTGCGCAACAACGCCATACTTACTGCGATCTTAGCTTACGAGGCTTGCGAAGATCCGGCAAAAACATCAAACGAAAAAAGCATATTACCCATCGACCCCAAAACAGGAGAGCCGGCCAAATGGCCCGAACCTGTTAAGGCCAACCGCCACGGCGGGTTTGATTGA
- a CDS encoding Crp/Fnr family transcriptional regulator — protein MTDNLITHINKFVQLTEAEVGIVTAAVKPIAVKKKQFLLRPDEICRANYFVSKGCMRLYFINRNGQEQITMFGIENWWITDYSSLETGKPSNYYLQAIEDSEVISIDKKTMDGLFQQVPGLERYFRLILQKAFTATMRRFEYFRDQTDEERYRHFASLFPGFIQRIPQYMLASYLGFTPQFLSKIRAKKSESR, from the coding sequence ATGACAGATAACCTGATAACCCATATCAATAAGTTTGTTCAGTTAACAGAAGCCGAAGTTGGAATAGTAACAGCAGCAGTTAAACCGATTGCCGTTAAAAAGAAGCAATTCCTGCTGCGGCCGGATGAAATATGCCGTGCCAATTATTTTGTAAGTAAAGGCTGTATGCGGTTGTATTTTATCAATAGGAACGGGCAGGAGCAGATAACTATGTTCGGGATCGAGAACTGGTGGATAACTGATTACAGCAGCCTTGAGACCGGTAAGCCATCGAATTATTATCTGCAAGCCATAGAGGACTCCGAGGTCATCAGCATCGACAAAAAAACAATGGATGGATTGTTCCAGCAAGTGCCCGGGCTCGAACGGTATTTCAGGTTAATACTCCAGAAAGCCTTCACGGCTACTATGCGCCGCTTCGAATATTTTCGCGATCAAACGGACGAGGAGCGTTACCGCCACTTTGCATCGCTGTTTCCCGGTTTTATACAGCGCATACCGCAATACATGCTGGCATCTTATTTGGGATTTACTCCACAGTTTTTGAGTAAGATTCGTGCTAAGAAGTCCGAAAGTCGGTAA
- a CDS encoding carboxymuconolactone decarboxylase family protein: MSKRVGIEPKAYEAMMGFEKYLETTDISPIHAEMIRIRASQINGCAFCINMHTKDARKAGETEQRIYLLNAWRETSLYTPEERAILALTEEVTLISGHGVSDKTYEEAEALLGRKYLSQVLAAIIVINAWNRLAISSRMQPAD; this comes from the coding sequence ATGAGCAAACGAGTTGGAATAGAACCTAAAGCGTACGAGGCTATGATGGGTTTTGAAAAGTACCTGGAAACTACGGACATCAGCCCGATACATGCCGAGATGATCAGGATAAGGGCGTCGCAGATCAATGGCTGCGCTTTTTGTATCAATATGCACACCAAAGATGCCCGGAAGGCAGGGGAGACCGAGCAGCGTATTTATTTGCTGAACGCGTGGCGCGAAACGTCGCTTTATACACCTGAAGAAAGAGCTATTTTAGCCCTGACCGAGGAGGTTACGCTGATCAGTGGCCACGGAGTATCTGACAAAACTTATGAAGAAGCAGAAGCGCTGTTAGGCAGGAAATATTTATCCCAGGTTTTAGCGGCCATTATTGTCATTAACGCGTGGAACAGGCTGGCGATAAGCAGCAGGATGCAGCCAGCAGATTGA
- a CDS encoding DUF4342 domain-containing protein, with translation MTKESFSLNGENLLKKVKELIAEGNVRKITINDKSGKELASFPLTVGVVGALLLPTMAAVGAIAALVTECTITVERDDEPEAGN, from the coding sequence ATGACGAAGGAATCATTTTCGCTAAACGGGGAAAACCTGTTAAAAAAGGTAAAGGAGCTGATCGCGGAAGGGAATGTCCGTAAGATCACGATCAATGATAAATCGGGTAAGGAACTGGCCAGCTTCCCGCTGACAGTAGGCGTAGTGGGCGCGCTTTTACTGCCAACCATGGCCGCTGTAGGAGCTATTGCGGCGCTGGTTACAGAATGCACCATAACGGTGGAACGTGACGATGAACCTGAAGCAGGTAATTGA
- a CDS encoding RagB/SusD family nutrient uptake outer membrane protein, whose amino-acid sequence MKNKLLFLALLAIAAGVITCKKPHVKPSDPNQGDSLLNNTPKTKAGVENLLLNAYGLLDGTYSGQPTATWTTGTDNWMYGSVAGGDAYRGSNITDQGDAFTLNNYIETPDNTWLDPKWQATMLGIYYSNTVLKQLPLVKDGSLSAAETAQVTAEARFLRGFFELELAKLWHNVPYIDETVVYDKGYKNISNTGAIWDKIEGDFSAAKDVLPATQLSPGRPNKYAAEAFLAKTFMFDHKYNQAQPLLTDLITNGVTSSGAKYALGRYADNFNPSTKNGPEGVFVIQAYVHDGTQGQNGNAGDILNFPTAGPAACCGFFKPSFSFANAFKTDASTGLPLLDTYDAADLKNDEGIAASDAFVPTTAAIDSRLDWSVGRRGIPYLDWGLMPGDTWSGGANSSQRTSGPYVNIKTVYYQAAQAATTESYGGWATNQATSNSYNAIRFADVLLWAAEVEVETGSLQKAEDYVNMVRSRAADPTGWVHTYKDPSNPMNGYTSAPAANYKVGLYGAAGGNPSTGFTAGGQSYARKAVYFERMIELGMEGHRFFDLQRWDGLYGGPAGHGYMAGVLNAYIAHEKNSLGSGTQTPTELTSAQFTAGRSEVYPIPLIEITASGGKLKQNPGY is encoded by the coding sequence ATGAAAAACAAACTGCTTTTTCTTGCCCTGCTTGCTATCGCCGCAGGCGTAATAACCTGTAAGAAACCACATGTAAAGCCGTCCGATCCAAACCAGGGGGATTCCCTGCTTAACAATACGCCAAAGACCAAAGCCGGTGTCGAGAATCTTTTGCTTAATGCCTACGGATTGCTCGACGGTACTTATTCGGGACAGCCAACAGCCACCTGGACCACCGGCACCGATAACTGGATGTATGGCAGTGTGGCCGGCGGCGACGCTTATCGCGGCAGCAATATAACCGACCAGGGGGACGCCTTTACGCTTAACAACTATATCGAAACGCCCGATAATACATGGCTTGATCCTAAATGGCAGGCCACTATGCTGGGGATATATTACTCCAATACCGTACTTAAGCAGTTGCCCCTGGTTAAGGACGGCTCACTTAGTGCGGCTGAAACGGCCCAGGTTACAGCTGAAGCAAGGTTCCTTCGGGGTTTTTTTGAGCTCGAACTGGCAAAATTATGGCATAATGTGCCCTATATAGATGAAACTGTTGTTTATGACAAGGGCTATAAAAATATAAGCAATACCGGGGCAATATGGGATAAAATTGAAGGCGATTTCAGCGCAGCCAAGGATGTTTTGCCCGCTACGCAGCTATCGCCGGGCCGCCCCAATAAATATGCCGCGGAAGCCTTCCTGGCAAAAACATTCATGTTCGATCATAAATACAACCAGGCTCAGCCGCTTTTGACCGACCTGATAACTAATGGTGTTACATCAAGCGGGGCAAAATATGCACTGGGGCGATATGCCGATAATTTTAATCCGTCGACCAAGAACGGACCTGAAGGCGTTTTTGTGATACAGGCCTACGTGCACGACGGAACGCAGGGGCAAAATGGTAATGCGGGGGATATTCTCAATTTCCCTACGGCGGGCCCTGCCGCCTGTTGCGGATTTTTTAAACCCTCGTTCAGTTTCGCTAATGCTTTTAAAACCGATGCAAGTACAGGTTTGCCCTTACTGGATACTTACGATGCTGCCGACCTGAAAAACGACGAGGGTATCGCTGCCTCCGACGCTTTTGTGCCGACCACTGCTGCAATTGATTCCCGCCTTGACTGGTCGGTAGGGCGCCGCGGCATACCTTACCTTGACTGGGGCCTTATGCCGGGTGATACGTGGAGCGGCGGTGCAAATTCCAGCCAGAGGACGTCGGGCCCATATGTCAATATCAAAACAGTGTACTACCAGGCTGCGCAAGCTGCAACAACCGAAAGCTACGGCGGTTGGGCAACCAACCAGGCAACATCCAACAGCTACAATGCCATACGTTTTGCCGATGTGCTGTTGTGGGCCGCCGAAGTGGAAGTTGAAACAGGCAGCCTTCAAAAGGCCGAAGATTATGTGAATATGGTACGTTCACGTGCCGCCGACCCGACAGGCTGGGTGCACACCTATAAGGACCCGTCGAACCCGATGAATGGTTATACCAGCGCACCGGCCGCTAATTATAAAGTTGGTCTTTACGGCGCCGCAGGCGGCAACCCATCAACCGGGTTTACGGCAGGTGGGCAGTCGTATGCGCGCAAAGCTGTTTATTTTGAGCGTATGATAGAACTTGGCATGGAAGGGCATCGTTTTTTCGACTTGCAGCGCTGGGATGGATTATATGGCGGACCGGCCGGGCATGGTTATATGGCGGGCGTATTAAATGCCTACATAGCCCATGAAAAGAATTCGCTTGGCTCGGGCACGCAAACTCCTACGGAACTAACCTCTGCACAGTTTACCGCCGGCAGAAGCGAGGTGTACCCGATACCATTGATAGAAATAACCGCATCCGGAGGAAAATTGAAACAAAACCCGGGTTATTAA
- a CDS encoding GDSL-type esterase/lipase family protein has translation MKKCLFLFLLFPFAVQAQSVTNQNLFDTIPFIPEHTPQRIAQFAKEPIVTGKIMFLGNSITEMGNWKKVLNDTTVINRGIGGDITYGVLKRMKDITDRQPSKIFILLGINDIGRDIPDVVIAYNYLKIVREIHAKCPQTKIYVQSVLPVNPTLPRFPQHYDKEEHVLALNKLLKANAVLGGYTYVDIFHLFVDENQRLIAKYTYEGLHLKPEAYVIWTDYLKKEGYL, from the coding sequence ATGAAGAAGTGCTTGTTTTTATTCCTGCTTTTCCCTTTTGCGGTACAGGCGCAAAGCGTAACCAACCAAAATCTGTTCGATACCATACCGTTCATACCCGAGCATACCCCGCAACGCATCGCGCAATTTGCAAAGGAGCCCATTGTAACCGGCAAGATCATGTTCCTGGGTAACAGCATTACCGAGATGGGCAACTGGAAAAAAGTATTAAATGACACCACGGTAATTAACCGGGGCATCGGGGGCGATATTACCTATGGGGTATTGAAACGCATGAAGGATATTACCGACCGGCAGCCTTCGAAGATATTTATTTTACTGGGCATAAACGACATCGGCAGGGATATACCCGATGTGGTTATTGCTTATAATTACCTGAAAATAGTACGTGAGATACACGCAAAATGCCCGCAGACAAAAATTTATGTGCAAAGCGTGTTGCCGGTAAACCCTACCCTGCCGCGCTTTCCGCAACATTATGATAAAGAGGAACATGTATTGGCTTTGAATAAATTATTAAAAGCGAACGCTGTTTTGGGCGGTTATACTTATGTAGATATTTTTCACCTGTTTGTTGATGAGAACCAGCGGCTTATTGCCAAATACACATACGAGGGTTTGCATCTGAAACCCGAGGCTTATGTAATATGGACCGACTACCTGAAAAAGGAAGGATACCTTTAG
- a CDS encoding DoxX family protein, with product MEDFSKIWRAFFALSVMGIAVQQFIFADMMAVIMPPHYPAWLAPRLLWTSVSSIGLIAASICILFEFKGRTASLLLAFVLFLFVLIFQVPGTQYPGHIGSWINAFKEFTLAGGALVVAGSLPPDNNMPVFLKFVEKLIPAGKYMLAITLVTFGSTHFIYRDFCASLVPNWIPFHYFWSDFAGVALISGGIGIILGIFGTSLLLFKHLSKLAARLVGIMIFLWFIMLHVPRAIADPHTGNGNEWTSVFEALAFSGIAFLIAREKKQNKEVLT from the coding sequence ATGGAAGATTTTAGCAAAATATGGCGGGCGTTCTTCGCGCTATCTGTTATGGGGATAGCTGTTCAGCAATTCATTTTTGCTGATATGATGGCCGTTATTATGCCGCCTCACTACCCCGCATGGCTCGCTCCCCGGCTCCTGTGGACATCAGTTAGCAGTATCGGCCTTATCGCTGCTTCCATTTGTATCCTGTTCGAATTTAAAGGGCGGACGGCGTCGCTCCTTCTCGCATTTGTGTTGTTTTTATTTGTGTTGATCTTTCAGGTACCGGGCACGCAATACCCCGGTCATATAGGATCGTGGATAAATGCCTTTAAGGAATTTACGCTTGCCGGCGGTGCATTAGTTGTAGCCGGTTCGCTCCCGCCGGACAATAACATGCCTGTTTTTTTAAAATTTGTCGAAAAACTGATCCCTGCAGGAAAATACATGCTGGCGATAACGCTGGTTACTTTCGGATCGACACATTTTATTTACCGCGATTTTTGCGCCTCGCTGGTACCCAACTGGATACCGTTCCACTATTTCTGGTCGGATTTTGCCGGGGTGGCGCTTATTTCCGGTGGAATTGGTATTATCCTCGGGATATTTGGCACATCATTATTGCTCTTTAAACATCTATCCAAACTGGCTGCAAGGCTGGTTGGTATCATGATATTTTTGTGGTTTATTATGTTGCATGTCCCTCGTGCCATAGCCGACCCGCACACCGGAAATGGCAACGAGTGGACAAGCGTTTTCGAGGCGCTGGCTTTTAGCGGCATTGCGTTTTTGATAGCGAGAGAAAAAAAACAAAATAAAGAAGTGTTAACATGA
- the crcB gene encoding fluoride efflux transporter CrcB gives MKNILLIFIGGGAGSLMRYFLSRFINSLSTSHFPFGTFVVNVAGCFLIGFIIFYTERYGERADTWRLLLATGLCGGFTTFSTFSLESSELISEQHILVFLLYTAGSILLGLLATYLGLLAGRAA, from the coding sequence ATGAAAAATATACTCCTGATTTTCATTGGCGGCGGCGCAGGCAGCCTGATGCGTTATTTTTTGAGCCGTTTTATCAATAGCCTGTCAACTTCCCACTTCCCTTTTGGCACGTTCGTGGTTAACGTAGCTGGCTGCTTTCTTATAGGATTTATTATATTTTATACCGAACGGTATGGTGAGCGGGCCGATACATGGCGACTTTTGCTGGCAACCGGGCTTTGCGGAGGATTTACAACCTTTTCGACCTTTTCACTTGAAAGCAGTGAATTGATCAGTGAGCAGCATATCCTGGTGTTCCTCCTTTATACGGCCGGAAGCATATTGCTCGGACTATTGGCTACCTATTTAGGATTACTTGCCGGAAGGGCGGCTTGA
- a CDS encoding HAD family hydrolase translates to MTLAPIQTDGLIFDLDGTLWDASEACTVAWNLALAEAGVTERVLTQDNIRSYAGIKIDKLFEEHLTFIPKEKHTDVFTAFKYHEPAMMRSRGGILYPGVRETLVELQKSYPLFIVSNCMAGYIEDFIEFCQLDGLFTDFESSGNTGKPKSDNIQMIVERNSLKMPVYVGDTLWDQQAAAGAGVPFIWAEYGFGKADSPAYVINNFSELESLVV, encoded by the coding sequence ATGACTCTGGCACCAATACAAACAGACGGCCTTATCTTCGATCTTGACGGCACTTTATGGGATGCTTCAGAAGCCTGCACCGTGGCCTGGAACCTGGCTTTAGCCGAAGCAGGTGTGACCGAACGGGTTTTAACGCAGGATAATATTCGCTCCTATGCCGGTATTAAGATTGATAAACTTTTTGAAGAACATCTGACCTTCATCCCGAAGGAAAAACACACCGATGTATTTACAGCCTTCAAATACCATGAACCAGCCATGATGCGCTCCCGGGGAGGCATATTGTACCCGGGCGTAAGGGAAACACTGGTTGAATTACAAAAGTCTTACCCACTGTTCATCGTCAGCAATTGTATGGCAGGTTATATCGAAGATTTTATCGAATTCTGCCAGTTGGATGGGCTTTTTACCGATTTTGAGTCGTCGGGCAATACGGGAAAACCAAAAAGCGATAACATTCAAATGATAGTTGAACGGAACAGCCTGAAAATGCCTGTATATGTGGGCGATACCCTTTGGGACCAGCAGGCGGCGGCAGGTGCAGGTGTACCCTTTATTTGGGCCGAATATGGTTTTGGCAAAGCCGATAGCCCGGCTTACGTTATTAATAATTTCTCTGAGCTGGAAAGCCTGGTAGTTTGA
- a CDS encoding NYN domain-containing protein: MESYNDLKLAVLIDADNVPYVYVKEMFEEIAKYGTPTFKRIYADWTKPTVSGWKKVLLENAITPIQQYSYSKGKNSSDSALIIDAMDILYTGKVDGFCIVSSDSDFTRLATRLREAGMKVIGIGEKKTLAPFITACDKFIYIEILKKERESQPEPDNREPSKTAPEPAAGPLNKIDPAIIKLISDSITDLADENGWTYLGDLGSLIIKKKPDFDPRNYGFAKMSPMIRSINLFEIDERDTGKKNVKHIYIRKK, translated from the coding sequence ATGGAATCCTATAATGATCTGAAACTGGCGGTGCTGATAGATGCCGACAATGTGCCTTACGTTTATGTGAAAGAGATGTTTGAGGAGATTGCCAAATACGGCACCCCTACTTTTAAAAGGATATATGCCGACTGGACAAAGCCAACAGTTTCGGGCTGGAAGAAGGTACTCCTGGAGAATGCCATCACACCCATTCAGCAATACAGCTACTCCAAAGGCAAAAACTCATCTGACAGCGCTTTGATCATCGATGCGATGGACATCCTTTACACTGGCAAGGTGGATGGCTTCTGCATCGTATCCAGTGACAGCGATTTTACAAGGCTGGCTACCCGCCTGAGAGAAGCAGGGATGAAAGTGATCGGCATTGGCGAGAAGAAAACATTGGCTCCGTTTATCACCGCCTGCGACAAGTTCATTTATATTGAAATTCTTAAAAAAGAGCGGGAAAGCCAGCCCGAACCGGATAACCGCGAGCCTTCAAAAACTGCACCCGAACCTGCAGCAGGTCCGTTAAATAAAATTGATCCCGCGATCATCAAACTGATATCCGACAGCATCACCGACCTTGCCGACGAAAACGGCTGGACCTATTTAGGCGACCTGGGAAGTTTGATCATCAAAAAGAAACCTGATTTTGACCCGCGTAATTATGGCTTCGCTAAAATGTCGCCCATGATCAGGAGCATCAACCTGTTCGAGATAGACGAACGGGATACCGGCAAAAAGAACGTAAAACACATTTACATCAGGAAGAAATAA